A window of the Nitrosococcus wardiae genome harbors these coding sequences:
- a CDS encoding metal ABC transporter ATP-binding protein, translated as MKKVLLGSALAVMIVGCASSPDKIQTSYVSPMQYKNYDCDQIAGELGRISHRANELHGNLKKTADNDKAQMALGMVVFWPALFFLEGGDGPEAAEYGRLKGERDALEKAAIQKKCDAFITPKPAIPIKEAADGNKQQVSGVEE; from the coding sequence ATGAAGAAAGTACTTCTTGGGTCTGCTCTAGCAGTAATGATTGTGGGGTGTGCCTCAAGTCCTGACAAAATCCAAACCTCTTACGTGTCACCGATGCAATACAAAAACTATGACTGTGACCAGATAGCGGGTGAGTTGGGACGTATCTCACATCGCGCCAATGAACTGCATGGCAACCTTAAGAAAACAGCAGATAACGATAAAGCCCAGATGGCACTTGGGATGGTTGTTTTTTGGCCAGCGCTGTTTTTCTTGGAGGGGGGTGATGGACCAGAGGCGGCTGAATATGGTCGGCTAAAGGGAGAGAGAGACGCCCTAGAAAAGGCCGCAATCCAGAAAAAGTGCGATGCATTCATTACTCCAAAGCCCGCAATTCCCATCAAAGAAGCAGCAGACGGCAATAAACAACAGGTATCTGGCGTTGAAGAGTAG
- a CDS encoding DNA adenine methylase, giving the protein MSLGQPDLFEVFGLGDSRSRPSYGNYILKERFSPLLKWPGGKTAELSLILPRMPQRIGRFFEPFVGGGAVFFSLSSKVPAYLNDFCTDLIAFYRQVATSNEDFYSMLEAINRYWKNIEEVTVCYSGDLIRIYLQYKHNYLNNHDLKNRLVEFIIQNSEEFNSIFSNAFNYDIQHLIGEIESNLFNKMQRMKKLEAKQGELSQKDLQSNLEGAIKSAFYMHMRYLYNYPCKHNISEAKFAAIFFFIREYAYAAMFRFNKSGQFNVPYGGISYNRKDIKLKVNRLRQRSLLEKLEKAVFENMDFEEFLEKFRPKKGDFIFLDPPYDTDFSDYDKNIFDKSDQKRLANYLINHCQANFMLVIKATDFIISLYEKKDLNIQAFDKKYMWTIKERNIRETKHLMITNYKL; this is encoded by the coding sequence ATGTCATTGGGACAGCCTGATTTATTTGAAGTATTTGGCCTTGGCGACTCTCGATCTCGCCCAAGTTATGGAAATTATATTCTAAAGGAGCGATTCTCCCCCTTATTGAAGTGGCCTGGGGGTAAAACGGCGGAGCTTAGCCTTATATTGCCTCGAATGCCGCAAAGAATTGGTCGTTTTTTCGAGCCATTTGTTGGAGGGGGTGCGGTATTTTTTTCGCTTTCAAGTAAAGTTCCCGCTTATCTCAACGATTTCTGTACTGATTTAATTGCTTTTTACCGGCAGGTGGCTACTTCAAACGAAGATTTTTATTCGATGCTAGAGGCGATTAATCGCTATTGGAAAAATATTGAAGAGGTAACAGTATGTTATTCCGGTGATCTTATCCGTATTTATCTTCAGTATAAACATAACTACTTAAATAACCATGACCTTAAAAATCGCCTCGTTGAATTTATTATTCAGAATTCTGAAGAGTTCAACAGCATATTCAGCAATGCATTTAATTATGACATACAGCATCTAATTGGCGAGATTGAGTCAAACCTCTTCAATAAGATGCAGCGCATGAAAAAACTAGAAGCAAAGCAGGGGGAACTATCACAAAAAGACTTACAGAGCAATTTAGAGGGTGCAATAAAATCTGCATTTTATATGCATATGCGATACCTATACAATTACCCATGCAAACACAACATTAGCGAAGCAAAGTTTGCAGCGATTTTCTTCTTTATAAGAGAATACGCTTATGCTGCAATGTTCAGATTTAATAAATCCGGCCAATTTAATGTTCCCTATGGTGGAATTTCCTACAACAGAAAAGATATAAAATTAAAAGTAAATCGTTTACGTCAGCGGTCACTTCTAGAAAAGCTAGAGAAAGCTGTTTTCGAAAACATGGATTTCGAGGAGTTTCTTGAAAAATTTAGACCTAAGAAAGGCGATTTTATTTTTCTAGATCCACCTTACGATACGGACTTCAGCGACTATGACAAAAACATTTTTGATAAAAGTGATCAAAAGCGTTTGGCTAATTATTTAATTAATCACTGCCAGGCAAACTTCATGTTAGTTATCAAAGCAACTGATTTTATTATTTCTCTCTATGAAAAGAAAGATCTTAATATACAAGCCTTTGATAAAAAGTATATGTGGACTATAAAAGAACGCAACATACGCGAGACAAAGCATTTAATGATAACCAATTACAAGCTATGA
- a CDS encoding thermonuclease family protein: protein MKKIIVFLCLFLPLTALADYHGRVVGISDGDTLTLLTSVKEQIKVRLSGADTPEGGQPYSRLLDGNCLVQSNDVGHDYV, encoded by the coding sequence ATGAAAAAAATAATAGTGTTTTTGTGTCTATTTCTCCCCCTTACCGCCCTAGCCGACTACCATGGCCGCGTGGTGGGCATATCCGATGGCGATACCCTAACCCTACTGACATCCGTAAAAGAGCAGATTAAAGTCCGATTATCTGGAGCCGACACACCAGAGGGGGGACAGCCGTACTCTCGCCTCCTCGATGGGAATTGTTTAGTCCAATCAAATGACGTGGGACATGATTACGTATGA
- a CDS encoding S8 family serine peptidase: MLVSKIGMYVWAWTFLGLVLCAHSVAGEILEERPAKLSASILSPLIEGLLLEKTTLPFTLNQRVSTAREAVAKQAEYQSSESNRFRLEPTPPPAVIVEGIIVRFKSPQIQALARANLPPPKEVIAELESALGEALVFHGAMVNEAHVFRFLAPKESETVFSLLQRVERFSGIEWIEADTRMEAQSLSNDPFFHHQWNLEGEKEGFLGGIEAIRAWEITRGSADTIVAVVDSGIRPHPEFAARLLPGYDFVSEPGSANDGDGMDSDATDPGNWRVEGECGGQAARDSSWHGTHVAGIIAARGDNGFGMAGVDWHTRILPVRVLGRCGGTASDIANGMAWAAGLPVPGAPPNLHPAQVINLSLGGNGPCPRSHQEIINKILGKGVLVVVAAGNKSDDIRYYYPANCEGVLTVIATNHKGELASYTNLDFTGAGIAAPGGDISWYGHLEAGILSTMDNGAATPQGFDYAWSEGTSMAAPHISGIASLMLSVNPHLVGAELNAVLQFASKPFPAGNACATYGFCGIGIADGHGSVVLANVLNRYRLVYEFYNVDLNHYFLTGSKEDAAIVNQGGAGPGWYDTQRYFYAWSGPEEGALPVCRFYTQGANSHFYTANWEDCAYLRSLNPDNVLAPDQWTYEGIAFYAKLPTDGVCPGDSAPIYQVYNNRWMHNDSNHRFVSSLREYGAMISRGWVGEGIAFCAASVSGD; this comes from the coding sequence ATGTTAGTCTCTAAAATTGGAATGTATGTATGGGCTTGGACTTTTCTCGGCCTTGTTCTATGCGCGCATAGCGTTGCTGGAGAAATTCTGGAAGAGAGGCCGGCCAAACTGAGCGCCTCGATATTGTCCCCGCTGATCGAAGGCCTATTGCTAGAGAAAACAACCCTTCCTTTCACTCTCAATCAGCGAGTTTCCACGGCAAGAGAAGCGGTGGCTAAGCAGGCTGAATACCAGTCTTCAGAATCGAATAGATTTCGTTTGGAACCCACGCCCCCGCCGGCGGTGATCGTGGAAGGAATCATCGTCCGCTTTAAATCTCCTCAAATCCAAGCACTCGCCCGGGCTAATTTGCCGCCTCCTAAAGAGGTGATTGCCGAACTGGAATCGGCTTTGGGTGAAGCACTGGTGTTCCACGGAGCGATGGTCAATGAGGCCCACGTGTTCCGCTTTTTAGCGCCCAAGGAGAGCGAGACGGTTTTCTCTCTCCTCCAGCGTGTAGAGCGATTTTCCGGTATCGAGTGGATCGAGGCGGATACACGCATGGAAGCCCAGTCGCTATCCAATGACCCCTTCTTCCACCACCAGTGGAATCTGGAAGGTGAAAAGGAAGGTTTTTTAGGCGGAATCGAGGCGATTCGTGCCTGGGAGATCACCCGCGGCTCCGCCGATACGATTGTGGCGGTGGTGGACAGTGGAATAAGACCTCACCCGGAATTCGCCGCGCGCTTGTTGCCAGGGTATGACTTTGTCTCTGAACCCGGCAGCGCGAATGATGGGGATGGTATGGATAGCGATGCCACGGACCCAGGGAACTGGCGCGTGGAGGGTGAGTGCGGGGGTCAAGCTGCAAGAGATAGCTCCTGGCACGGGACTCATGTGGCGGGGATCATTGCGGCGCGCGGTGACAATGGCTTCGGTATGGCCGGAGTGGATTGGCATACCCGAATTCTCCCCGTGCGGGTACTAGGGAGATGTGGTGGAACTGCGAGCGATATTGCCAACGGGATGGCGTGGGCGGCGGGTCTTCCAGTGCCCGGCGCTCCCCCCAATCTCCATCCCGCCCAGGTGATTAATCTCAGCCTAGGGGGAAATGGACCTTGCCCGCGATCACATCAGGAAATCATCAATAAAATCCTAGGGAAGGGCGTACTTGTGGTGGTGGCCGCCGGCAACAAGAGTGATGATATTAGATATTATTATCCCGCTAATTGCGAGGGCGTGCTTACCGTTATTGCCACGAATCATAAAGGGGAACTCGCTTCATATACCAATCTGGATTTTACTGGCGCGGGAATTGCCGCCCCCGGCGGAGATATCTCCTGGTATGGCCACTTAGAAGCTGGAATCCTCTCTACCATGGATAATGGCGCCGCCACTCCTCAGGGGTTCGACTATGCATGGAGTGAAGGCACCAGCATGGCAGCCCCCCATATCTCTGGAATCGCCTCGCTGATGCTCTCCGTGAATCCGCATTTAGTGGGAGCAGAACTCAATGCCGTGCTTCAATTTGCTAGTAAGCCTTTTCCCGCTGGGAACGCGTGCGCGACCTATGGGTTCTGTGGTATAGGAATCGCGGATGGGCATGGGTCTGTAGTCCTTGCCAATGTGCTCAATCGTTACCGCCTCGTCTATGAATTCTACAATGTCGATCTTAATCATTACTTTCTAACAGGCTCTAAAGAAGATGCGGCGATTGTCAACCAAGGCGGGGCGGGACCGGGTTGGTACGATACTCAGCGCTATTTCTATGCGTGGTCGGGACCAGAAGAAGGGGCGCTGCCCGTCTGCCGGTTTTATACCCAGGGGGCAAATTCCCACTTTTATACGGCGAACTGGGAAGACTGCGCTTATCTTCGTTCCCTCAATCCCGACAATGTGTTGGCCCCTGATCAATGGACTTATGAAGGGATTGCCTTCTATGCCAAACTGCCCACTGACGGCGTCTGCCCGGGCGACTCTGCTCCCATTTACCAAGTCTATAACAATCGCTGGATGCATAATGATTCCAACCACCGTTTTGTCAGTTCACTTCGGGAATACGGTGCCATGATCTCACGAGGTTGGGTGGGAGAGGGGATTGCCTTCTGTGCTGCTTCTGTGAGTGGAGATTAG
- a CDS encoding thermonuclease family protein yields the protein MPPAKEQVKVRLAEIDTPEKGQPYGSRAKQALSNLLFGKQARVVVETVDRYGRTVGHVFVNGVDVNREMVRQGAAWVYRDYLRDRTLLDIEKAAREAHRGL from the coding sequence TTGCCCCCCGCCAAAGAGCAAGTTAAAGTCCGACTAGCCGAGATCGACACACCCGAGAAGGGGCAACCCTATGGCAGCCGGGCAAAGCAGGCTCTCTCTAATTTGCTATTCGGCAAACAAGCGCGGGTAGTGGTGGAGACTGTAGATCGCTATGGGCGTACCGTGGGTCATGTATTTGTCAATGGCGTGGATGTCAACCGGGAAATGGTGCGCCAGGGCGCGGCTTGGGTCTACAGGGACTATCTACGGGACCGAACCCTATTGGACATAGAGAAAGCCGCCAGGGAGGCGCACAGGGGTTTGTGA
- a CDS encoding CV_2116 domain-containing protein: MLATIYKGFELSPSPYQLRETGEWTVRVMITKHHDSRDESLVKPFSASNAFKERKDAESHAIQFGKEIIDGKHLNLSVDDLL, translated from the coding sequence ATGCTTGCTACCATCTACAAAGGATTTGAATTGTCTCCTTCTCCATACCAGTTGCGGGAGACGGGAGAATGGACGGTGAGAGTAATGATCACAAAGCACCACGATAGCCGCGACGAGTCACTAGTGAAGCCGTTCTCTGCCAGCAACGCATTCAAGGAAAGAAAAGATGCGGAGAGCCATGCTATCCAGTTTGGCAAGGAAATTATTGATGGAAAACATCTAAATCTTTCAGTCGATGATCTCCTCTAG
- a CDS encoding ImmA/IrrE family metallo-endopeptidase translates to MINEEKRLYSNASELLFYLAKEKAFEVKAPIDVDRIAKELGILVELDFSLDSRNIVGEIFFKDETPIVKINPLQNSYSPRRRFTLAHEIGHYCLHSAKSKQGFTDSKKAMSRSESYWDSYESEANNFAAQLLMPQDLILEEGEKLIESIKKTCEEKALLTTFVEGMADKFEVSSKAMEYRLRKLRIIE, encoded by the coding sequence ATGATTAACGAGGAAAAAAGGCTTTATTCTAATGCGTCTGAGCTTTTATTTTACCTTGCCAAGGAGAAGGCCTTTGAAGTTAAAGCACCAATTGATGTTGACAGAATCGCAAAGGAGCTAGGTATTCTGGTAGAGTTAGATTTTTCCCTCGACTCAAGGAATATCGTAGGGGAGATTTTCTTTAAAGATGAGACACCTATTGTAAAAATCAATCCTCTACAGAATTCGTATTCCCCTAGAAGAAGGTTTACTTTGGCGCATGAGATTGGACACTACTGCCTTCATAGTGCTAAATCTAAACAAGGTTTTACTGATTCAAAGAAAGCAATGAGCAGAAGCGAGTCATATTGGGATTCTTATGAATCCGAGGCAAATAACTTCGCTGCACAGCTCTTAATGCCCCAAGATCTTATCCTGGAAGAGGGGGAGAAATTAATCGAATCTATAAAAAAGACCTGTGAAGAAAAAGCCCTTCTGACCACATTTGTTGAGGGTATGGCAGATAAGTTTGAAGTATCAAGCAAAGCGATGGAGTACCGCCTAAGGAAACT